The Chitinophaga sp. H8 genome contains a region encoding:
- a CDS encoding TlpA disulfide reductase family protein, translating to MKTLALIAAAGLLQASVQAQPFTLTGKVDGKQTGYVYLSYSPGGDNYKMDSARLLQGRFTFKGNIDGPSMANMFLSRPGPMSIDDDAASFFLEPGTLTASLKKGNLKAATMKGSKAQDDFEILNAARKPVTDQLAPLSDHYNKLNLAYIAARKAKKDSATLAGMLDQLDKVKEDMEPFYEKMEVLDKDFITQHPGSYVTAYLLRFRISGMPLQEGEAYYSKMPATLQQSGYGKEIRKELDGLRSGSPGSPAFVFSSTDINGQPLSLNDFKGKYVLVDFWASWCGPCRKGNPHLKSLYAQYKDKGLEIIGISDDDSRPADWKKAVAQDGIGIWKHILRGLNMEKRQRNEPNPEDISDKFGIHSLPTKILIDPQGMIIGRYGGGGEDDAAMDKKLQAVLGT from the coding sequence ATGAAAACACTTGCTCTGATAGCCGCCGCCGGCCTGCTGCAAGCCTCCGTACAGGCACAGCCTTTCACGCTTACCGGTAAGGTGGATGGCAAACAAACCGGATATGTTTACCTGTCTTATTCTCCCGGAGGAGATAATTATAAAATGGATAGCGCCCGCCTGCTCCAAGGCAGGTTTACCTTCAAAGGTAATATTGATGGCCCTTCTATGGCTAATATGTTCCTGAGCAGGCCTGGCCCCATGTCTATCGATGACGATGCAGCCAGCTTTTTTCTGGAACCTGGCACCCTGACAGCCTCCCTCAAAAAGGGAAACCTGAAGGCGGCCACCATGAAGGGCTCCAAAGCACAGGATGATTTTGAAATACTGAATGCTGCCAGAAAACCTGTTACTGATCAGCTGGCTCCCCTGTCGGACCATTACAACAAACTCAACCTGGCGTACATTGCCGCCCGCAAAGCCAAAAAGGACAGCGCTACGCTGGCAGGTATGCTGGACCAACTGGACAAGGTAAAGGAGGACATGGAACCATTCTATGAAAAAATGGAAGTGCTGGATAAGGATTTCATCACCCAACATCCAGGATCTTATGTGACAGCCTACCTGTTACGCTTCCGTATCAGCGGTATGCCTTTACAGGAAGGAGAAGCCTACTATAGCAAGATGCCGGCGACCCTGCAGCAAAGTGGCTACGGCAAGGAAATCCGGAAAGAACTGGATGGCTTACGCAGTGGCTCTCCCGGTAGCCCCGCTTTTGTTTTCAGTAGTACTGACATTAACGGACAGCCGCTGAGCTTAAATGACTTCAAAGGGAAATATGTACTGGTTGATTTCTGGGCCAGCTGGTGCGGCCCCTGCCGTAAAGGCAACCCACACCTGAAATCATTGTATGCACAATACAAGGATAAAGGACTTGAAATTATAGGTATCTCGGATGATGACAGCCGCCCGGCCGACTGGAAAAAGGCAGTTGCACAGGATGGCATCGGTATCTGGAAACACATCTTACGTGGCCTGAATATGGAAAAAAGACAACGTAATGAGCCCAATCCGGAAGATATCAGTGACAAATTTGGTATTCATTCCCTGCCCACCAAGATACTCATTGACCCTCAGGGCATGATAATAGGCCGTTATGGCGGAGGTGGGGAAGATGATGCCGCTATGGATAAAAAACTGCAGGCAGTATTAGGTACATAA
- a CDS encoding TlpA disulfide reductase family protein, producing the protein MMNHTNKIVACLMATAVYACGPVKNDNATITADITGLKDTVVYLSTPVADSAKTDTIHIKDGKFTWTGKVTEPIKAYLMFSNRYVDFFLENADIHMSGHADSLSNLKVTGSASHDEMVAYQASIKNITDQEEQLYENYDKIKDNDTAMAALEAKAAELRKQRRGKTMNYITTHPKSPVSLSMLSDMAVMGDYKELDSLYQKLDPAAQQTATGQRLAARLAILKKSAIGQPMIDFTQADVNGKPVKLSDFKGKYVLLDFWASWCGPCRGENPNVLKAYNAYKDKNFTVVGVSLDDNAEKWNQAIKEDGMPWIQLSDLKGFRNEVASQYGIQAIPSSFLVNPEGIIIAKDLRGEALHKKLAEVLN; encoded by the coding sequence ATGATGAACCACACCAACAAAATAGTCGCCTGCCTGATGGCTACCGCGGTATATGCCTGCGGACCTGTTAAAAACGATAACGCCACTATTACGGCCGACATTACCGGATTGAAAGACACCGTGGTATACCTGTCTACCCCCGTGGCAGACTCTGCCAAAACAGATACCATCCATATCAAGGATGGCAAATTTACCTGGACCGGGAAGGTAACAGAACCCATAAAAGCCTACCTGATGTTTTCCAACAGGTATGTAGACTTTTTCCTGGAAAATGCGGATATCCATATGAGTGGGCATGCCGACTCGCTGAGTAACCTGAAAGTGACCGGCTCTGCCAGTCACGATGAAATGGTTGCTTATCAGGCTTCCATCAAAAACATTACCGACCAGGAAGAGCAGCTGTATGAAAATTACGATAAGATAAAAGATAATGATACTGCCATGGCAGCATTAGAAGCCAAAGCGGCTGAACTTCGTAAGCAACGCAGAGGTAAAACCATGAACTATATCACTACCCATCCTAAAAGCCCGGTAAGTTTGTCTATGCTCTCCGATATGGCAGTAATGGGCGATTATAAGGAACTGGACAGCCTGTATCAAAAACTGGATCCTGCTGCCCAGCAAACAGCTACCGGTCAGCGGCTAGCAGCCAGACTGGCCATACTGAAGAAAAGCGCTATCGGGCAGCCTATGATCGATTTCACCCAGGCAGATGTAAATGGCAAGCCGGTTAAATTATCTGACTTTAAAGGAAAATATGTACTGCTCGACTTCTGGGCCAGCTGGTGTGGTCCCTGCAGAGGAGAAAATCCTAATGTGCTGAAGGCGTACAATGCTTACAAGGATAAGAACTTTACTGTTGTAGGTGTATCCCTGGATGATAATGCAGAAAAATGGAACCAGGCTATTAAAGAAGATGGTATGCCCTGGATACAGCTGTCAGATCTGAAAGGCTTCCGGAATGAAGTAGCCTCCCAATACGGCATTCAGGCCATTCCTTCTTCTTTCCTCGTAAATCCGGAAGGTATCATCATTGCCAAGGACCTGAGAGGAGAAGCCCTGCATAAAAAACTGGCAGAAGTACTTAACTAA
- a CDS encoding redoxin domain-containing protein, producing the protein MIKTSFAIILGATALLSFHAPDSFHIKGKITGNVEGKKVYLQYADIPGKKPLDSTIIHNGTFEFKGHTASPRFYSLVFKNEEETERIWMDRLINLFIENSTIKVTAVYDSLKKGIDLYQGGGTSLAAKVDGSRSNDLFLRYYQQKSVFDDEKNSLFKDYVAYLNPGKDKAKGPKEIGMEVCKKMDISDDKRKEYMMQFVLNNPVSEVLAYIALQTAGQSNITTAEIDQLTQHFAGVAQKGLLTNHFLEKAALNKQTAVGSDVINFTLTDPDGKQHQLKDYIGKGKYVLFEFWASWCGPCRADIPHLKEVYQLYHEKGFDIVGISMDDEKANWEKAIGEEKLEWPQLSDLKAFDSELAKTYRIRGIPSCLLFDPQGKLVTRNMRGSWMDIRLINLYGDLFPKQ; encoded by the coding sequence ATGATAAAAACATCCTTTGCGATTATTCTGGGAGCTACTGCACTACTATCTTTTCATGCACCGGATTCCTTTCATATCAAAGGGAAAATAACCGGTAATGTAGAAGGAAAGAAAGTATATCTGCAGTATGCGGATATACCTGGCAAAAAACCTCTTGATAGTACCATTATTCATAATGGCACATTTGAGTTCAAAGGGCATACCGCATCTCCACGCTTTTATTCACTGGTATTTAAAAATGAAGAAGAAACAGAAAGAATCTGGATGGACCGCCTCATCAACCTGTTTATTGAAAATTCAACGATCAAAGTCACTGCCGTATACGACAGTCTTAAAAAGGGTATAGACCTGTACCAGGGTGGTGGTACCTCCCTGGCGGCAAAGGTAGATGGCTCCCGGAGCAATGATTTATTCCTCCGTTACTATCAGCAGAAAAGTGTATTTGATGATGAAAAAAACAGCCTCTTCAAAGATTACGTCGCCTACCTGAATCCTGGAAAAGATAAAGCAAAAGGTCCCAAGGAGATAGGCATGGAAGTTTGCAAAAAGATGGACATCTCAGATGATAAACGCAAGGAATATATGATGCAGTTTGTGCTCAACAATCCTGTTTCCGAAGTACTGGCATATATTGCTTTACAGACGGCAGGGCAAAGCAATATCACGACTGCAGAGATTGACCAGCTTACCCAACACTTTGCCGGAGTAGCTCAAAAGGGATTGCTGACGAATCATTTTCTGGAAAAAGCAGCCCTCAATAAACAAACAGCTGTAGGTTCCGATGTAATCAATTTTACGCTGACTGATCCGGATGGCAAACAACACCAGTTAAAAGACTATATCGGTAAAGGAAAATATGTGTTGTTTGAATTCTGGGCTTCCTGGTGTGGTCCCTGCCGTGCAGACATTCCACATCTTAAAGAAGTATACCAGCTCTATCATGAAAAAGGATTTGATATTGTAGGTATTTCTATGGATGATGAGAAGGCTAACTGGGAAAAAGCTATCGGAGAAGAAAAACTGGAATGGCCACAACTATCAGATCTGAAAGCATTTGACAGCGAGCTCGCTAAAACCTACCGGATAAGAGGGATCCCCTCCTGCCTGTTATTTGATCCGCAGGGAAAGCTGGTAACCCGTAATATGCGTGGGTCCTGGATGGACATCCGTCTGATCAACCTTTATGGCGATCTTTTTCCGAAACAATAA
- a CDS encoding class I SAM-dependent methyltransferase, which yields MSLVDASKTAKYIAMFRAIESTRHPGKRLFYDPYARLFISPYHHWGVKRCAIPGFRYLLCRYIDLRWPGARTSVVARTRQIDEMIIREVKENGINQIIILGAGFDCRAHRMGLEAHFVEVDHPNTQEVKLAQLNAQKALPLLPVDYMPIDFELQNMADIMTPLLQNPHYKTLFLIEAVTSYLKGRAVAAMFKYISQFPAGTQLIFTYVEQCAIDTPHLFKGLTRVFKLLKKANEDWTFGINTTDLIGFLAQENMQLLYQEGSADYRRRWMGPAAAHMKGYEFFRIVHARKI from the coding sequence ATGAGCCTGGTGGATGCCAGCAAAACTGCAAAATACATCGCCATGTTCCGGGCAATAGAAAGTACACGCCACCCCGGAAAACGGCTGTTCTATGATCCATATGCCCGTTTATTTATTTCTCCTTACCATCACTGGGGTGTTAAGCGTTGTGCAATACCAGGCTTCCGTTACCTGCTTTGCAGGTATATCGACCTGAGATGGCCGGGTGCACGTACTTCTGTGGTAGCCAGAACCCGGCAGATTGATGAAATGATTATCCGTGAAGTAAAAGAAAATGGTATTAATCAGATCATTATCCTCGGAGCAGGATTTGATTGCCGGGCCCACCGCATGGGCCTGGAGGCACATTTTGTGGAAGTAGATCACCCCAATACACAGGAGGTGAAACTGGCGCAACTGAATGCACAAAAAGCATTGCCGCTGTTGCCGGTTGATTACATGCCCATCGATTTTGAACTGCAAAACATGGCAGATATTATGACCCCATTACTACAAAATCCACACTATAAAACATTATTCCTGATAGAAGCGGTCACCAGTTATCTTAAAGGTCGTGCGGTAGCAGCCATGTTTAAATATATCAGCCAGTTCCCTGCCGGTACACAGCTCATCTTCACCTATGTAGAACAATGCGCCATAGACACGCCTCACCTGTTTAAAGGCTTAACCAGGGTATTTAAATTGTTAAAAAAGGCAAATGAGGACTGGACCTTTGGCATCAATACCACAGATCTTATTGGCTTTCTGGCACAGGAAAACATGCAGCTGCTGTATCAAGAAGGGTCTGCTGATTATCGCCGCAGGTGGATGGGCCCTGCAGCTGCACATATGAAAGGGTATGAATTTTTCAGGATAGTCCACGCAAGGAAAATATAG
- a CDS encoding RagB/SusD family nutrient uptake outer membrane protein: MKYAIQIILLTGILATACNKQIDSVRPLTKIDKEGELSSLAGIEETTIGNYVLMQGSGFNDYDVPMHDFGESRGNNVTLQNWGPVSKTTDAFFFRNSPGVTQGNSADFYRQSYQIIVSVNTTLEGIAKMETDGFAALSDADKNKFLYAKGENHFIRALMYFNMVRVYGKPYYQTPDQSLAVAIKATSDIKDIPERATVKQVYDFIISDLKMAAQLMKAPVTKTNSFGSTAAAWSLLSRVYLYMGGTVASPDAANNKLAVTYADSVIDQSNGKYILLQGNSYNDMFADDQFGDIGRSANATSNKEFIFAYDNSSRGSSIGQFYHFDADYGVGATFLPSSDLKSLLVPGDIRSTFFKLNTGSNFVETTKYLVLNEAWLTRAPYIYFRLAELYLNRAEANAKLGNTALAKADLKAIHTRAGLPAADIDNLAAGAVLTAVLKERRIELAFEGHNSFDYFRNGLPLVRTAADNNGTALTINPTDPKVVFDIPNN; this comes from the coding sequence ATGAAATACGCAATTCAGATAATACTACTTACCGGCATACTGGCTACTGCCTGCAATAAACAAATTGACAGTGTACGTCCGCTAACCAAAATTGATAAGGAAGGAGAACTGTCCTCACTGGCGGGGATAGAAGAAACTACCATCGGCAACTATGTCCTGATGCAGGGTAGTGGATTTAACGACTATGATGTACCTATGCATGATTTTGGAGAAAGCAGGGGCAATAACGTAACACTTCAGAACTGGGGGCCGGTAAGTAAAACTACAGATGCTTTCTTTTTCCGGAACAGCCCGGGCGTTACGCAGGGTAATAGTGCAGATTTTTACCGGCAATCTTACCAGATCATCGTAAGCGTGAACACTACCCTGGAAGGCATTGCCAAAATGGAAACAGATGGTTTTGCTGCATTGTCAGACGCTGATAAAAACAAATTCCTGTATGCCAAAGGGGAAAACCATTTTATTAGAGCGCTGATGTATTTCAATATGGTAAGGGTATATGGTAAGCCCTATTATCAAACGCCGGATCAAAGCCTGGCCGTGGCGATCAAAGCCACCAGTGATATAAAGGATATTCCGGAAAGAGCTACTGTAAAACAGGTGTATGACTTTATCATCAGCGATCTGAAAATGGCTGCACAACTGATGAAAGCGCCGGTTACCAAAACCAATTCCTTTGGCAGTACGGCAGCAGCCTGGTCATTATTGTCACGTGTTTACCTCTATATGGGGGGCACTGTTGCCAGCCCTGATGCAGCTAATAATAAACTGGCCGTTACTTACGCCGACAGTGTGATTGATCAGTCCAATGGAAAATATATCCTACTGCAGGGCAATAGTTACAACGATATGTTTGCCGATGATCAGTTCGGCGACATTGGCCGGTCTGCAAACGCCACTTCCAACAAGGAATTCATTTTTGCCTATGATAACTCTAGCAGGGGCAGCTCTATCGGGCAGTTCTATCATTTCGATGCAGACTATGGAGTAGGGGCTACTTTCCTTCCTTCTTCCGATTTGAAAAGTTTGCTTGTTCCGGGGGATATCAGAAGTACTTTTTTCAAGCTGAATACCGGCTCCAATTTTGTAGAAACCACTAAATACCTGGTATTAAATGAAGCCTGGCTGACCCGGGCACCTTACATTTATTTCCGGCTGGCAGAACTGTACCTGAACCGGGCAGAAGCTAATGCCAAGCTGGGCAATACCGCGCTGGCCAAAGCCGACCTGAAAGCCATCCATACCCGTGCCGGATTACCTGCTGCAGATATCGACAACCTGGCTGCCGGCGCTGTTTTAACAGCAGTGCTGAAAGAAAGAAGGATAGAACTGGCCTTTGAAGGGCACAACAGTTTTGATTATTTCCGCAACGGGCTGCCATTGGTAAGAACTGCGGCAGATAATAACGGTACCGCTTTAACCATCAACCCTACAGATCCTAAAGTAGTATTCGATATACCCAATAACTGA
- the nagB gene encoding glucosamine-6-phosphate deaminase produces MTLNHQEIELIDSFEQIAVEIHPSAKEGSKAVAQEIATLIREKQAAKQNCVLGMATGSTPKYLYAELVRLHKEEGLSFKNVVTFNLDEYYPIEPDALQSYNRFMKEQLFNHIDIPEGNYHIPDGTVPKEKIKQYCEDYEKRIEAAGGMDLQILGIGNNGHIGFNEPGANINSHTRLVTLDNSTRLANAYEFPNMSQVPRLAITMGISSIFKAKSVILMAWGSHKAKIVRRSVEGHSTDQVPASLLQQHPNCKFVIDEQASQELTRFNEPWLTGDCEWTPKLIRKAVTGLALKLNKPILTLTDRDYNENGLNDLIVQYGSAYELNIEEFNGIRDTITGWPGGKPGAPLPNHPERSEPASKRALIFSPHPDDDIISMGGTFIRLHEQGHDVHVAYQTSGNIAVTDEFLLRFIDFAVGFEGMFDIDRSKSSQILEDARAFINIKKPSQKDTPEIRAIKGLIRRCEAKATCRYVGIKDENAHFQNLPFYETGLVEKKPMGEEDIQLTVDLLQKLKPQQIFCAGDLADPHGTHKVCLDVIFAAIDRLKHEAWMKDCWVWLYKGAWQEWEIHEIEMAVPMSPDQVLQKRLGIFIHQSQKDVVPFQGTDLREFWQRAEDRNANTASLYDKLGLQQYAAMEAFVRYHFM; encoded by the coding sequence ATGACGCTTAATCACCAGGAAATCGAACTGATTGACAGTTTTGAGCAGATCGCTGTGGAAATACATCCCTCTGCCAAAGAGGGTTCCAAGGCAGTTGCACAGGAAATTGCTACACTCATCAGAGAAAAACAAGCCGCTAAACAAAATTGTGTTTTAGGCATGGCTACCGGCTCCACTCCCAAATACCTTTATGCCGAGCTGGTTCGCTTACATAAGGAAGAAGGATTGAGCTTTAAGAATGTGGTTACTTTTAACCTGGATGAATACTATCCCATTGAACCGGATGCATTACAGAGTTACAACAGGTTCATGAAAGAACAGCTGTTTAACCATATTGACATCCCGGAAGGCAATTACCATATTCCAGATGGTACTGTACCTAAAGAAAAGATTAAACAGTATTGCGAAGACTACGAAAAGCGCATAGAAGCAGCTGGTGGTATGGATTTGCAGATACTTGGCATTGGCAATAACGGCCATATTGGCTTTAATGAGCCAGGTGCCAACATTAATTCCCACACCCGCCTCGTAACCCTGGACAACTCTACCCGTTTGGCCAATGCCTACGAGTTCCCCAACATGAGCCAGGTACCCCGTTTGGCTATCACCATGGGTATCAGCAGCATTTTCAAAGCCAAAAGCGTAATACTGATGGCCTGGGGATCGCATAAAGCGAAGATTGTACGCCGTTCCGTAGAAGGACACAGCACTGATCAGGTACCTGCATCTTTGCTCCAGCAGCATCCTAACTGCAAGTTTGTAATAGATGAGCAGGCTTCCCAGGAGCTGACCCGCTTCAATGAGCCCTGGCTCACCGGTGATTGCGAATGGACACCTAAACTGATCCGCAAAGCGGTAACAGGACTGGCTCTGAAACTGAATAAGCCTATCCTGACGCTTACTGATAGAGATTACAACGAAAACGGACTCAACGACCTGATCGTTCAATATGGTTCTGCTTATGAACTGAATATTGAAGAATTTAACGGTATCCGCGATACGATCACCGGCTGGCCTGGTGGTAAGCCTGGTGCACCGCTGCCTAACCACCCGGAACGTTCAGAGCCTGCCAGCAAGCGCGCCCTGATCTTCTCCCCACACCCGGATGATGATATCATTTCCATGGGGGGTACTTTTATCCGCCTGCACGAACAAGGCCATGATGTACATGTAGCTTACCAGACCTCCGGCAACATTGCTGTTACCGATGAGTTCCTGCTGCGTTTCATTGACTTTGCTGTAGGTTTTGAAGGGATGTTTGATATTGACCGCAGCAAAAGCTCCCAGATATTGGAAGATGCCCGCGCTTTCATCAATATTAAAAAACCAAGCCAGAAAGATACACCTGAAATACGTGCTATCAAGGGCCTCATCCGCCGTTGTGAGGCAAAGGCTACCTGCCGTTACGTAGGTATCAAAGATGAAAATGCACACTTCCAGAACCTGCCTTTCTATGAAACCGGCCTGGTGGAAAAGAAACCAATGGGAGAAGAAGATATTCAACTGACGGTAGACCTGCTCCAAAAGCTGAAACCTCAGCAGATCTTCTGCGCCGGCGACCTCGCCGATCCACATGGTACCCACAAAGTATGCCTGGATGTGATCTTCGCTGCAATAGACCGGCTGAAACACGAAGCGTGGATGAAGGATTGCTGGGTTTGGCTGTATAAAGGTGCATGGCAGGAGTGGGAAATCCACGAAATTGAAATGGCAGTGCCCATGAGCCCTGACCAGGTATTGCAAAAACGCCTGGGGATCTTCATTCACCAGAGCCAGAAAGATGTGGTACCCTTCCAGGGAACCGATCTGCGCGAGTTCTGGCAACGTGCAGAAGACCGGAATGCCAATACCGCTTCCCTGTACGACAAACTGGGATTACAGCAGTATGCGGCTATGGAAGCCTTTGTACGCTACCACTTCATGTAA
- a CDS encoding YeiH family protein produces the protein MQQAKPTIHTPFKTLRAGRKSNRMLFIAAAGISLLPVIPPPAALLMGLALAQTIGNPFAAFTHKATHWLLQLSVVGLGFGMNLHSALQTGKQGFLFTVASIIGTLFFGILLGKFLRIERKTAYLVASGTAICGGSAIAAIAPVIKANDQQISVALGTIFILNAAALFIFPFVGQWLQLSQTQFGLWSAIAIHDTSSVIGAANKYGATALEVATAVKLSRALWIIPVAIITALLFRNSSKQIKLPWFIGIFLLAMLLNTYMPAVQHISSYLVQAAKTGLSLTLFFIGATMTRQALQGIGWQPMLQGILLWILISVAALTAIIIYT, from the coding sequence ATGCAACAGGCAAAACCAACCATTCATACTCCATTTAAAACACTACGTGCAGGGAGGAAAAGCAATCGTATGCTTTTTATTGCTGCCGCCGGGATCAGTCTCCTTCCGGTAATACCACCTCCGGCAGCATTGCTCATGGGATTAGCCCTGGCACAAACAATAGGCAACCCTTTTGCTGCTTTTACCCATAAGGCCACCCACTGGTTATTACAACTATCTGTAGTCGGGCTGGGATTTGGTATGAACCTGCACAGCGCCCTTCAAACCGGTAAACAGGGATTTTTGTTTACAGTGGCTTCTATCATAGGTACCCTCTTTTTTGGCATCCTCCTGGGAAAATTTCTGCGCATAGAAAGGAAGACAGCTTACCTCGTAGCATCCGGCACTGCCATTTGCGGGGGAAGCGCCATTGCGGCCATCGCTCCCGTTATCAAGGCAAATGACCAACAAATTTCAGTTGCACTGGGTACCATATTTATCCTGAATGCGGCGGCATTGTTTATCTTCCCTTTTGTAGGGCAATGGCTGCAGCTTTCCCAAACACAGTTTGGACTATGGAGTGCCATTGCTATTCACGACACCAGCTCTGTAATAGGGGCAGCCAACAAATACGGGGCAACGGCACTGGAAGTAGCTACTGCCGTAAAGCTGTCCCGCGCACTATGGATCATTCCTGTAGCAATTATTACAGCCCTCCTTTTCAGGAATAGCAGTAAGCAAATCAAGCTCCCCTGGTTCATCGGTATTTTCCTGCTGGCCATGCTCTTAAACACTTATATGCCTGCTGTACAGCATATAAGTTCTTACCTGGTACAAGCTGCCAAAACAGGCCTCTCCCTCACCCTGTTTTTTATTGGTGCCACTATGACCAGACAGGCATTGCAGGGTATTGGCTGGCAACCCATGCTCCAGGGTATACTACTTTGGATATTGATCAGTGTAGCCGCTTTAACTGCTATTATAATTTATACATGA